One region of Streptomyces capillispiralis genomic DNA includes:
- a CDS encoding pyridoxal phosphate-dependent aminotransferase, which produces MEFRQSSKLSEVCYEIRGPVIEHANALEEAGHSVLRLNTGNPALFGFEAPEEILQDMIRMLPRAHGYTDSRGVLSARRAVAQRYQTLGLEVDVDDVFLGNGVSELVSMAVQALLEDGDEILVPAPDFPLWTAVTTLAGGKAVHYLCDEQADWYPDLDDMAAKITDRTKAVVIINPNNPTGAVYPKEVVEGILDLARRHGLMVLADEIYDQILYDDAVHHSAAALAPDLVVLTFCGLSKTYRVAGFRSGWLVVTGPKQHAKDYLEGLTMLASMRLCANAPAQYAIQAALGGRQSIRELTAPGGRLREQRDVAWEKLNEIPGVSCVKPKGALYAFPRIDPSVHRIHDDEKFVLDLLLREKIQVVQGTGFNWPSPDHFRILTLPHADDLEAAIGRIGRFLSGYRQ; this is translated from the coding sequence ATGGAGTTCCGGCAGTCGAGCAAGCTCAGCGAGGTCTGTTACGAGATCCGCGGTCCGGTCATCGAGCACGCCAACGCGCTGGAGGAGGCGGGGCACAGCGTGCTGCGCCTGAACACCGGCAATCCGGCCCTGTTCGGTTTCGAGGCGCCGGAGGAGATCCTCCAGGACATGATCAGGATGCTGCCGCGGGCGCACGGCTACACCGACTCGCGGGGCGTCCTCTCCGCCCGCCGGGCCGTCGCCCAGCGCTACCAGACACTGGGCCTGGAGGTCGACGTCGACGACGTCTTCCTCGGCAACGGCGTCTCGGAGCTGGTGTCGATGGCCGTACAGGCCCTGCTGGAGGACGGCGACGAGATCCTCGTCCCGGCACCGGACTTCCCGCTGTGGACGGCGGTGACCACCCTGGCCGGCGGCAAGGCGGTCCACTACCTCTGCGACGAACAGGCCGACTGGTACCCGGACCTGGACGACATGGCCGCGAAGATCACGGACCGCACGAAGGCCGTGGTCATCATCAACCCCAACAACCCCACCGGCGCGGTGTACCCGAAGGAGGTCGTCGAGGGCATCCTCGACCTGGCCCGCCGCCACGGCCTGATGGTCCTCGCCGACGAGATCTACGACCAGATCCTCTACGACGACGCCGTGCACCACTCGGCCGCCGCCCTCGCCCCCGACCTGGTCGTCCTCACCTTCTGCGGCCTGTCCAAGACCTACCGGGTGGCGGGATTCCGCTCCGGCTGGCTGGTGGTCACCGGCCCGAAGCAGCACGCGAAGGACTACCTGGAGGGCCTGACCATGCTGGCCTCCATGCGCCTGTGCGCCAACGCGCCCGCCCAGTACGCCATCCAGGCCGCGCTCGGCGGCCGACAGTCCATCCGCGAGCTGACCGCGCCCGGCGGCCGGCTGCGCGAACAGCGGGACGTGGCCTGGGAGAAGCTGAACGAGATCCCCGGCGTGAGCTGCGTGAAGCCGAAGGGCGCCCTGTACGCGTTCCCGCGCATCGATCCGTCCGTGCACCGGATCCACGACGACGAGAAATTCGTCCTGGACCTGCTGCTGCGGGAGAAGATCCAGGTCGTCCAGGGCACGGGCTTCAACTGGCCCTCCCCCGACCACTTCCGCATCCTCACCCTCCCCCACGCGGACGACCTGGAGGCGGCGATCGGCCGGATCGGACGCTTCCTGAGCGGGTACCGGCAGTAG